One Phoenix dactylifera cultivar Barhee BC4 unplaced genomic scaffold, palm_55x_up_171113_PBpolish2nd_filt_p 000026F, whole genome shotgun sequence genomic window carries:
- the LOC103718888 gene encoding casparian strip membrane protein 2, producing the protein MSGGAAAPSTAITIGEPSADAAARAPAAPSAPPAPAQKARFAIFRRTKDGAGWKRGLAFFGFILRIFAFGAALTAAIVMGTTDETLPFFTHYYQFHAEFSDLPALLFFVVGNAIAAGHLVFSLPLSIITICRPQAVGPWLLLLISDTVMVALTAAAASAAAAIVALAHSGSEKANWVAICLRFDGFCQQISGAVVVSFVAVVLLMVLVVISALAMRKR; encoded by the exons ATGAGCGGCGGTGCAGCTGCCCCTTCGACTGCGATCACCATCGGGGAACCGAGCGCCGATGCCGCGGCGAGAGCTCCTGCTGCCCCTTCTGCGCCCCCTGCACCTGCACAAAAAGCTCGTTTTGCCATTTTTAGGAGGACGAAGGATGGCGCAGGATGGAAGAGAGGCCTGGCTTTCTTCGGCTTCATTCTGAGGATCTTTGCTTTTGGTGCTGCTCTTACTGCCGCAATTGTCATGGGAACTACTGACGAGACCCTTCCTTTCTTCACTCACTACTATCAGTTCCATGCTGAGTTCTCCGATCTCCCAGCCTTACT GTTCTTCGTGGTGGGGAATGCGATAGCAGCAGGCCACCTTGTATTCTCCCTTCCGCTCTCCATCATCACCATTTGTCGACCACAAGCAGTAGGTCCATGGCTTTTGCTCCTCATCTCTGACACT GTAATGGTAGCCCTGACGGCCGCTGCAGCCTCAGCAGCTGCAGCAATAGTGGCTTTGGCTCACAGTGGTAGTGAGAAAGCGAACTGGGTTGCCATCTGCCTACGGTTTGATGGTTTTTGCCAACAAATTAGTGGTGCTGTTGTGGTCTCATTTGTGGCAGTAGTCCTCTTAATGGTCCTGGTTGTGATATCTGCTCTTGCTATGCGAAAGCGTTAG